From a region of the Pongo pygmaeus isolate AG05252 chromosome 5, NHGRI_mPonPyg2-v2.0_pri, whole genome shotgun sequence genome:
- the LOC129038068 gene encoding histone H2B type 1-C/E/F/G/I, with protein MPEPAKSAPAPKKGSKKAVTKAQKKDGKKRKRSRKESYSVYVYKVLKQVHPDTGISSKAMGIMNSFVNDIFERIAGEASRLAHYNKRSTITSREIQTAVRLLLPGELAKHAVSEGTKAVTKYTSSK; from the coding sequence ATGCCTGAACCAGCTAAGTCAGCTCCTGCCCCGAAGAAGGGCTCCAAGAAGGCGGTGACCAAGGCACAGAAGAAGGACGGCAAGAAGCGCAAGCGCAGCCGCAAGGAGAGCTATTCCGTGTATGTGTACAAGGTGCTGAAGCAGGTCCACCCCGACACCGGCATCTCGTCCAAGGCTATGGGGATTATGAACTCCTTCGTCAACGACATTTTTGAGCGCATTGCAGGCGAGGCTTCCCGCCTGGCGCATTACAACAAGCGCTCGACCATCACTTCCAGGGAGATCCAAACGGCTGTGCGCCTGCTGCTACCCGGGGAGCTGGCCAAACACGCGGTGTCGGAGGGCACCAAGGCTGTCACCAAGTACACCAGCTCCAAGTAA
- the LOC129038071 gene encoding histone H4, which yields MSGRGKGGKGLGKGGAKRHRKVLRDNIQGITKPAIRRLARRGGVKRISGLIYEETRGVLKVFLENVIRDAVTYTEHAKRKTVTAMDVVYALKRQGRTLYGFGG from the coding sequence ATGTCTGGCCGTGGTAAGGGTGGAAAAGGTTTGGGTAAGGGAGGCGCCAAGCGTCACCGCAAAGTTTTGCGCGACAACATCCAGGGCATCACTAAGCCAGCTATTCGGCGCCTTGCTCGTCGCGGCGGTGTGAAGCGAATTTCTGGTCTTATTTATGAGGAGACTCGTGGCGTTCTGAAAGTGTTCCTGGAGAATGTGATTCGTGACGCTGTCACTTACACAGAGCACGCTAAACGCAAAACCGTGACAGCAATGGATGTGGTCTACGCGCTGAAGAGACAGGGACGCACTCTTTACGGCTTCGGTGGCTAA